CAAGTCGCTCCAGCTCGACATGCTGCTCCGCTGTTATGATAAGCCCAATATCAGCTTGAACGCCGTCTCCGATAATAATTTTGGGCCTTGAGCCGTTAATAGGAGTTGTTACGATGAGTCGATGCCCTGAGCTAATAATCGCTTCCTGTCCAATTGATATTTCTTCATTTCCGTGTAATAGCCCTGGTGCTTCCAAAACCGCATTTTGTCCAAGATAATAAAACGAAGGTGCGCTCTGTGACAGTTCCCCCTCCATTTCGCCCCCTCCTCACACTTTGAAATACGAAATCCACGGGTCAAACGGAAATCTACGCAGCTCGGTGTCCCGGATAGGCAGCATCTCCAATAAAGCGGCGGTTTCTCCTGGAAAAGCGGAACAATTTAACTCGTCAAAACAAACAATGGCGCCCTTAGGCATACGCGGGAGGAACAGCTCCAACGCTTTGCGAGTAGGCTCATATAGGTCAAAATCCAAATATAGCAGTGCAATAAGCAGGTGAGGGTGATCATGCAAATAGGGGGCAGCCGTTTCTGTAAAGTCTCCTTGGACGAACTCGGTATTAGAAATATGCGACAGATGCCTTTCAGCATCATATTTTGCGATGGAAGCACGCAATTGCTCTACATCATCCCCCCGCATATCTCCCGTCTCGAATGTTTTCTCCGAATCTTCATCTTGCTCTGCAAGCGAGGGGAAGCCGGCGAACGTATCGAAGCCAATAATTTTGCGGGAGTGATTAGAAGGCTCAAAAATATTCGTAAACTGTGCCCAAGAGTAAAATCCTGCCCCATTAAACACACCACATTCTACTATGCTCCCGTTGACATGCAAGATCTCCTTATAAATCTCATATCGGGTCAAAAATCGGGCCACGCTTCGTTTCGTTGCGAACCGAGGGAATGCCTCCAGCTTATTAATAAGAGAAGTTTGCGAAGAACGGAAAGTCTGTTCCGCAAGCCTGTGTGCCAATCGGTCTTGCTGGGAATGATGACGGGTTATTGCGGCCATTGGCGGCTTTCTTATGCGCATATCGTACTGCTCCCCCTTCCGTTCATTTCTTGCGGCATACGGCAATCACATATGCGGGCCGAGCGTTCTTTATACTGGCGAGGGAAGCGGGAGCGTAATAACGAATAATATCAGGATTAAATCCCGCCATCGTCGTATTCGCAGCCCCAACAGCAGCCTCAATGTTGCTCCACTCTGGAGCCACATGACCATTCGGACCAACGAATGTTTGACCATATAACCCTTCAATATCATATAGAGCCGATAACTCACCAACAAACTCACTTAAACTATATTCAAAGCAGTGGTAGGGATTGCGTACCTGTTGACCAAAAAGCCGATCAGGATTCGTTACTTCCCGGTTTGGTGTTGAAACAATTAAGCGCCCTCCTGGACGAAGAACACGTGCGGCCTCTCTCAGCCAAGCTGAACCGTCCGGGACATGCTCAATCGTCTCGAATGACACAACAACATCGAACGATTCCTTAACGAATGGAAGCTGCAATACATCGCTGATCTGGTAATCAACGCCCTCCCCACCGTAATCACGCTTGGCCAAATGGATTGAAGCAGCATCTATGTCCACTCCAGTGACACTTTTAGCCCCGCCATCCTTCATCATTCGTACGCCATACCCCGCACCACACGCGGCATCCAGTACTGCTTTTCCGGAGCAATAAGCCTGAGCTAGCCGATATCGATATACGTGTTCAGCTAATACGTCGGGGTGCGCGCCGGAAACAGCAG
This portion of the Cohnella abietis genome encodes:
- a CDS encoding TylF/MycF/NovP-related O-methyltransferase, yielding MRIRKPPMAAITRHHSQQDRLAHRLAEQTFRSSQTSLINKLEAFPRFATKRSVARFLTRYEIYKEILHVNGSIVECGVFNGAGFYSWAQFTNIFEPSNHSRKIIGFDTFAGFPSLAEQDEDSEKTFETGDMRGDDVEQLRASIAKYDAERHLSHISNTEFVQGDFTETAAPYLHDHPHLLIALLYLDFDLYEPTRKALELFLPRMPKGAIVCFDELNCSAFPGETAALLEMLPIRDTELRRFPFDPWISYFKV